A window of the Hypnocyclicus thermotrophus genome harbors these coding sequences:
- a CDS encoding chemotaxis protein CheW, with the protein MEKEKNMSDELQVVVFILDKNYYGVHILQVQEIIKMTEITQLPNTPDFIKGIVNLRGNIVPIMNLRKRFGLTEQKENENAKILILKLEELQFGIIVDEISEVEKVSVSSIEAPPKIVSGVRGEFINGIAKTNDRLLILLNIEKILTLEEKEILKEIEETN; encoded by the coding sequence ATGGAAAAAGAAAAAAATATGTCTGATGAACTTCAGGTTGTAGTATTTATTTTAGATAAGAATTATTATGGGGTTCATATTTTGCAAGTCCAAGAAATTATAAAAATGACAGAAATAACACAGCTTCCAAATACTCCAGATTTTATAAAAGGGATTGTAAATTTAAGAGGTAATATAGTTCCGATTATGAATCTTAGAAAAAGATTTGGGCTAACAGAACAAAAAGAAAATGAGAATGCTAAAATTTTAATTTTAAAATTAGAAGAGTTACAATTTGGTATAATTGTTGATGAAATATCAGAAGTTGAGAAAGTTTCGGTTTCGTCTATAGAAGCTCCACCTAAAATTGTTTCTGGAGTAAGAGGAGAGTTTATAAATGGAATAGCTAAAACTAATGATAGATTATTAATCTTATTAAACATTGAAAAAATATTAACATTAGAAGAAAAAGAAATATTAAAAGAAATAGAAGAAACAAATTAA
- the rapZ gene encoding RNase adapter RapZ — MKSFEILIITGMSGAGKSSAIRFFEDRGYLTIDNLPVKLLSNMYKLFFKSSKIRKVACVIDSRSWNSAKEFINECKKLKKLEINFKILFLDSANEVILNRYNLTRRKHPIKEFNTLLENIKEERKQLEEIKDLANEIINTSNITPKELNKELEKLLTSETKKITISISSFGFKYGIPIDLDLMFDVRFLPNPYYVEDLKNKTGNNREVFDYVFNFDLTNEFYLKLKEMLIFLIPQYINEGKSHLSIGIGCSGGKHRSVSIVNKLYDELKENDTIEVLKSHRDIRKN; from the coding sequence ATGAAAAGTTTTGAAATATTAATAATAACTGGTATGTCCGGAGCAGGAAAATCTAGTGCTATAAGATTTTTTGAAGATAGAGGATATTTGACAATAGATAATTTGCCAGTAAAACTATTGAGTAATATGTATAAATTATTTTTTAAATCTAGTAAAATAAGAAAAGTAGCTTGTGTAATAGATAGCAGATCGTGGAATAGTGCAAAAGAGTTTATAAATGAATGTAAAAAATTAAAAAAATTAGAAATTAATTTTAAAATACTTTTTTTAGATTCGGCTAATGAAGTAATTTTGAACAGATATAATTTAACAAGAAGAAAACATCCAATTAAAGAGTTTAATACACTTTTAGAAAATATAAAAGAAGAACGAAAACAATTAGAAGAGATAAAAGATTTAGCAAATGAAATAATAAATACGTCAAATATAACACCAAAAGAATTAAATAAAGAGTTGGAAAAATTATTAACAAGTGAAACTAAAAAAATAACAATAAGCATTTCTTCATTTGGATTTAAATATGGAATACCAATTGATTTAGATCTTATGTTTGATGTGAGATTTTTACCGAACCCATATTATGTAGAAGATTTAAAAAATAAAACAGGTAATAATAGAGAAGTATTTGATTATGTATTCAATTTTGATTTAACAAATGAATTTTATTTAAAACTTAAAGAGATGTTAATATTTTTAATACCACAATATATAAATGAGGGTAAATCACATTTATCAATAGGTATAGGATGTAGCGGTGGGAAACATAGATCGGTAAGTATAGTGAATAAACTATATGATGAACTTAAAGAAAATGATACAATAGAAGTATTAAAATCCCATAGAGATATAAGAAAAAATTAG
- the uvrC gene encoding excinuclease ABC subunit UvrC, giving the protein MSNIDLNEFPDMPGVYLMKNINKKIIYIGKAKNLKKRVSSYFQKKHDRKKTEELVKNISTIDYILCKTELDALILENNLIKKYKPKYNIALKDSKTYPYLFISNEKFSKISVIRNTKYLNKNGDYFGPYPGTAFELIKIIKKIFMIRDCNRDMNKKYDRPCLKYYMKMCLGPCVYKNIEAKYNENKEQLKLFLKGNYKEILKKLEQLMNSYSEKMDFETAIIYREKIKNIKNAMKNQIVEYGKDIDEDVFLIKEEYGNIFIQVLNIRNGIIIGKNEQIISLENNIEERKIEEFFLEIFIQYYNNYVIPKNLILDKKFKKLDKLIKKWIFIEKKIKINLYYPEIKSRRKKLIEMGYLNLEKEIKNFYNRKTILEIGIKNLFTILKLKKIPRRIECFDISNIQGKDAVASMSVALEGKPSKKEYRKFKIKTKDTPDDFHMMREVLFRRYSKLNDNELPELILIDGGKGQLNSAAEILQKLGKIDKIDLISIAKREEEIFKYGESVPYIISKRDETLKILQRLRDEAHRFGITYHRKLRTKRIIISELDKIEGIGPKRKEVLLKKYKSIENIKKQSLAELKSILPEKIAITLYNSLNNERSE; this is encoded by the coding sequence ATGAGTAATATAGATTTAAATGAATTTCCAGATATGCCTGGAGTTTATTTAATGAAAAATATTAATAAAAAAATAATATATATTGGAAAGGCTAAAAATTTAAAAAAAAGGGTAAGTTCTTATTTTCAAAAAAAACATGATAGAAAAAAAACAGAAGAATTAGTTAAAAATATTTCTACTATTGATTATATTCTCTGTAAAACAGAGTTAGATGCTTTAATATTAGAAAATAATTTAATAAAAAAATATAAACCAAAATATAATATTGCTTTAAAAGATTCTAAAACTTATCCATATCTTTTTATTTCAAATGAAAAATTTTCAAAAATTTCAGTTATTAGAAATACAAAATATTTAAATAAAAATGGAGATTATTTTGGTCCATATCCAGGAACTGCATTTGAGCTAATAAAAATTATAAAAAAAATATTTATGATAAGAGACTGTAATAGAGATATGAATAAAAAGTATGATAGACCGTGTTTGAAATATTATATGAAAATGTGTTTAGGACCATGTGTGTATAAGAATATTGAAGCAAAATATAATGAAAATAAAGAGCAATTAAAACTTTTTTTAAAAGGGAATTATAAAGAGATACTAAAAAAATTAGAACAACTGATGAATAGTTATAGTGAAAAAATGGATTTTGAGACAGCTATTATATATAGAGAAAAAATAAAAAATATAAAAAATGCAATGAAAAATCAAATTGTTGAATATGGGAAAGATATTGATGAAGATGTTTTTTTAATAAAAGAAGAGTATGGTAATATTTTTATACAAGTACTTAATATAAGAAATGGTATAATTATTGGGAAAAATGAACAAATAATAAGCCTGGAGAATAATATAGAAGAGAGGAAAATAGAAGAATTTTTTTTAGAAATTTTTATTCAATATTATAATAATTATGTAATACCTAAAAATTTAATATTAGATAAAAAATTTAAAAAACTAGATAAATTAATAAAAAAATGGATTTTTATTGAGAAAAAAATAAAAATAAATCTATATTACCCTGAAATAAAAAGCAGAAGAAAAAAATTAATTGAAATGGGGTATTTAAATTTAGAAAAAGAAATAAAAAATTTTTATAATCGAAAAACAATACTAGAAATAGGAATAAAAAATTTATTTACGATATTAAAATTAAAAAAAATACCTAGAAGAATAGAATGTTTTGATATATCTAATATTCAAGGGAAAGATGCAGTAGCTTCAATGAGTGTAGCATTAGAAGGAAAACCATCTAAAAAAGAATACAGAAAATTTAAGATAAAAACAAAAGATACTCCTGATGATTTTCATATGATGAGAGAGGTTTTATTTAGAAGATATTCGAAATTAAATGACAATGAGCTTCCAGAGCTTATATTAATTGATGGAGGAAAAGGTCAATTAAATTCTGCTGCAGAAATATTGCAGAAATTAGGAAAAATTGATAAAATAGATTTAATAAGTATAGCAAAACGAGAAGAGGAGATATTTAAATATGGAGAATCTGTTCCGTATATTATATCTAAAAGAGATGAAACACTTAAAATACTTCAAAGATTAAGAGATGAAGCGCATAGATTTGGGATTACTTATCATAGAAAATTAAGAACTAAAAGAATAATAATAAGTGAACTTGATAAGATAGAAGGAATTGGACCTAAAAGAAAAGAAGTTTTATTAAAAAAATATAAATCAATTGAGAATATAAAAAAACAAAGTTTAGCTGAATTAAAATCCATTTTACCAGAAAAAATAGCAATAACTCTGTATAATTCACTAAATAATGAAAGGAGTGAATGA
- a CDS encoding response regulator: MKGVNDIKTVLIIDDEPTIRFLLKEIISDMGYKVLEASRAEKGLQLIKKEKIDLILLDIQLPNMNGLEAIQQIRKINMEVPVFMITAFHNMKNVVEMLDVEIQGFIPKPFEILELKDKISKILEAKK, from the coding sequence ATGAAAGGAGTGAATGATATAAAAACAGTATTAATTATTGATGATGAGCCTACTATTAGATTTTTATTAAAAGAAATAATATCTGATATGGGGTATAAAGTTTTAGAAGCGTCTAGAGCAGAAAAAGGACTACAGCTAATAAAAAAAGAAAAAATAGATTTGATATTATTAGATATTCAGCTTCCAAATATGAATGGATTAGAAGCTATACAGCAAATAAGAAAAATAAATATGGAAGTTCCAGTATTTATGATAACAGCTTTTCATAATATGAAAAATGTGGTAGAGATGTTAGATGTTGAGATTCAAGGTTTTATACCGAAACCTTTTGAAATATTAGAATTAAAAGATAAAATTTCAAAAATATTGGAGGCAAAAAAATGA
- a CDS encoding HD-GYP domain-containing protein, protein MMVKTIDLKENMELKEGIVVNNIVLIEEGTKLTKELIERIKKFNIEEVSIKDEEKNIEDILLEEEKIKEEFKKEYLESIEDTKEVLEDVLNNKIDDTTLELIVDKTMGNIEKDKNILLSLMDMKSEGEYLFDHSLKTTMLAIMLGKELNYTDEELEILGKAAILHDVGMLKVKKEIIDKKSKLTLEEMEEVKKHIDITLDLLKNEEKEVLEIIKYHHERIDGKGYPNGLKSEDIPDMSKVLKIADIYAALVSNRSYRKAFNANEAIKEMVHASGKEIDLILFKKFLKIMSMFPIGSKVRLSNGKIAIVKQITENIFRPVIDIEENGKIERIDLSKKENFLLHIMGLAE, encoded by the coding sequence ATGATGGTTAAAACTATTGATTTAAAAGAAAATATGGAATTAAAAGAGGGAATAGTTGTAAATAATATTGTACTTATAGAAGAGGGGACAAAATTAACAAAAGAGCTTATTGAAAGAATAAAAAAATTTAATATAGAAGAAGTCTCTATTAAAGATGAGGAAAAAAACATAGAGGATATTTTACTTGAAGAAGAAAAAATAAAAGAAGAGTTTAAAAAAGAATATTTAGAAAGTATAGAAGACACAAAAGAAGTATTAGAAGATGTTTTAAATAATAAAATTGATGATACTACATTAGAATTAATTGTAGATAAAACAATGGGTAATATAGAAAAGGATAAAAATATATTACTATCATTAATGGATATGAAATCTGAAGGAGAATATTTATTTGATCATAGTTTAAAAACTACAATGTTAGCTATTATGTTAGGGAAAGAATTAAATTATACTGATGAAGAATTGGAAATATTAGGAAAAGCTGCAATATTACATGATGTAGGAATGCTTAAAGTAAAAAAAGAAATAATTGATAAAAAATCAAAATTAACTTTAGAAGAGATGGAAGAAGTAAAAAAACATATAGATATTACTTTGGATTTGTTAAAAAATGAAGAAAAAGAAGTATTAGAAATAATAAAATATCATCACGAAAGAATAGATGGAAAAGGTTATCCAAATGGACTTAAAAGCGAGGATATACCAGATATGTCTAAAGTATTAAAAATAGCAGATATATATGCGGCACTTGTATCAAATAGAAGTTATAGAAAAGCTTTTAATGCAAATGAAGCAATAAAAGAGATGGTTCATGCTTCTGGAAAAGAAATAGATTTAATTTTATTTAAGAAATTTTTAAAAATCATGTCAATGTTTCCAATAGGAAGTAAAGTTAGATTAAGTAATGGGAAAATAGCTATAGTAAAACAAATTACAGAAAATATTTTTAGACCTGTAATAGATATTGAGGAGAATGGGAAAATAGAAAGAATAGATTTATCAAAAAAAGAAAACTTTTTATTGCATATAATGGGGTTAGCAGAATGA
- a CDS encoding GAF domain-containing SpoIIE family protein phosphatase codes for MILLMYLLLNIGVIMFFKQKYQKEKIKSNEELIKNIIQRNKDYKTDDEIQDEYIELINDIENQEKALKISLDEINSYKKELNITYKSLLAKSTELEYSNLVLEKRVANLSNLNAIGKSVLSELELDKIISIILDAYFVLTGAKKIVLYLWEEGVLVNKAIKGNVKAKKKYEFIKEELDPNLIYENISKDIVDINEDIIYSNLNVKGKELGVIYIIEDSENKRKSDDRETISALAMHVAIAINNSKVYSELAIKERLNKELNIAAKIQKDLLPKKSGVKFDIDISEYFEPAKEIGGDYYDYNIYSDDEIYITIGDVSGKGVPAALLMTTIRAILKTLSFTINAPNIMLDMLNKLMYKDMSSDMFVTIFHSKYNKKTNILEFSNAGHNPLLVYRNKENNIMEENVKGIAIGFLENYNYKEGKLKLFKNDILVYYTDGITEAENENGELFGIDRLKEIILKNSYKSSIEIKNEILNGVRKYRGNKLQTDDITLLVLKV; via the coding sequence ATGATTTTATTAATGTATTTATTATTAAATATAGGAGTAATAATGTTTTTCAAACAAAAATATCAAAAAGAAAAAATAAAATCTAATGAAGAATTAATTAAAAATATCATTCAAAGAAACAAAGATTATAAAACAGATGATGAAATTCAAGATGAATACATAGAACTTATAAATGATATTGAAAATCAAGAGAAAGCTTTAAAAATATCATTGGACGAAATAAACTCGTATAAAAAAGAATTAAATATAACTTATAAAAGTTTGTTAGCTAAATCAACAGAATTAGAATATAGTAACTTAGTTTTAGAAAAAAGAGTAGCAAATTTATCAAATTTAAATGCAATAGGAAAATCTGTTTTATCTGAATTAGAGTTAGATAAAATTATTTCTATAATATTAGATGCATATTTTGTTTTAACAGGAGCTAAAAAGATAGTTTTATATTTATGGGAAGAAGGAGTATTAGTAAATAAAGCAATTAAAGGAAATGTAAAAGCTAAGAAAAAATATGAGTTTATAAAAGAAGAACTAGATCCTAATTTGATTTATGAAAATATATCAAAAGATATAGTAGATATAAATGAAGACATTATTTACTCAAATCTAAATGTAAAAGGGAAAGAATTGGGAGTAATATATATTATAGAAGATAGCGAGAATAAAAGAAAATCTGATGATAGAGAAACAATATCTGCTTTAGCAATGCATGTAGCAATAGCAATAAATAACTCTAAGGTTTACTCAGAACTAGCAATAAAAGAAAGATTAAATAAAGAATTGAATATAGCTGCAAAAATACAAAAAGATTTATTACCTAAAAAATCAGGAGTGAAATTTGATATTGATATTTCTGAATATTTTGAACCAGCAAAAGAAATAGGTGGAGATTATTATGATTATAACATTTATTCAGACGACGAAATTTATATTACAATAGGAGATGTAAGTGGAAAAGGTGTACCTGCGGCATTGTTAATGACAACAATTAGAGCAATATTAAAGACACTTTCATTTACAATAAATGCACCAAATATTATGTTAGATATGCTTAATAAACTTATGTATAAAGATATGAGTAGTGATATGTTTGTAACAATTTTTCATAGTAAATATAATAAAAAAACAAATATTCTTGAATTTTCTAATGCAGGGCATAATCCACTTTTAGTGTATAGGAATAAAGAAAATAATATAATGGAAGAAAATGTAAAAGGAATAGCCATTGGATTTTTAGAAAATTATAATTATAAAGAAGGAAAATTAAAACTTTTTAAGAATGACATATTAGTATATTATACTGATGGAATAACTGAAGCAGAAAATGAAAATGGAGAATTATTTGGAATAGATAGATTAAAAGAGATAATATTGAAAAATAGTTATAAATCAAGTATAGAGATAAAAAATGAAATACTAAATGGTGTAAGAAAATATAGAGGTAATAAATTGCAAACAGATGATATTACATTGCTAGTATTAAAAGTATAG